ATATATATTATTACAATAATAGAAGGATAAAAGAGAAACTAAAAGGATTAACTCCTGCTTCTTACAGAAGTCAATCCTTGTTAGTAAGTTAAATTAATTTTGTTCAACTTTTTGGGGTCAGTACACACATATGCCTGGCTTTTTTATTTTCTTGACAATTAGCAAGTTCTTAAATAAAATATGATATACTTTAAATACAG
This Fusobacterium simiae DNA region includes the following protein-coding sequences:
- a CDS encoding IS3 family transposase, encoding IYYYNNRRIKEKLKGLTPASYRSQSLLVS